Proteins encoded within one genomic window of Sphingomonas cannabina:
- a CDS encoding glucuronyl esterase domain-containing protein, whose translation MGRKRRRFRPLLTAAAGLLAAAPVAAQLDGNFDEAKVPAYTLPDPLTATDGTRITSARQWWKQRRPELVRLFETNIYGIAPPPPRHMRFVVTDLDRAALGGLAVRKQVSIYLDSAAGPRMAVLLYLPARANKPVPVFVGPNFHGNQAVHPDPAIAITPSWVVPAEGVVKGRATERSRGIDAAQWPIEEIVKAGYGVATYFTGDLYPDGDGKFAESIQPYYRTTASTPDRWGAIATWAWGLSRVYDYLATDHDVDAGCVIVFGHSRYGKAALWAGARDTRFAAVISNDSGEGGAALYRRRFGETIRVMNDYWFAPTYKTYADREAGLPVDAHELIALVAPRPVYVASASLDLWSDPRGEFLAAKAAEPVYRLLGAEGLATDAMPPPDQPVLSRIAYHLRAGPHDITRWDWANYIRFADRYLPAKRR comes from the coding sequence GTGGGCCGGAAGCGGCGACGTTTCCGGCCTTTACTTACGGCGGCGGCGGGGCTGCTCGCCGCGGCGCCGGTGGCCGCGCAGCTCGACGGGAACTTCGACGAGGCAAAGGTCCCCGCCTATACCCTGCCCGATCCGCTGACGGCGACGGACGGCACGCGCATCACCAGTGCCCGGCAATGGTGGAAGCAGCGCCGGCCCGAGCTCGTCCGCCTGTTCGAGACCAATATCTACGGCATCGCCCCACCGCCGCCGCGCCACATGCGCTTCGTCGTCACCGACCTCGATCGCGCAGCGCTGGGCGGTCTCGCGGTGCGCAAGCAGGTGAGCATCTATCTCGACAGCGCCGCCGGGCCACGGATGGCGGTGCTGCTCTACCTTCCTGCCCGCGCGAATAAGCCTGTACCGGTCTTCGTCGGGCCGAACTTCCACGGCAACCAGGCCGTCCATCCCGACCCGGCGATCGCGATCACGCCGAGCTGGGTCGTGCCTGCCGAGGGCGTCGTCAAAGGGCGGGCGACGGAACGCTCACGCGGCATCGACGCCGCGCAATGGCCGATCGAGGAGATCGTCAAGGCCGGCTACGGTGTCGCCACCTACTTCACCGGCGATCTCTACCCCGACGGCGACGGCAAGTTCGCCGAAAGCATCCAGCCCTATTATCGCACCACCGCCTCGACGCCCGACCGCTGGGGCGCGATCGCGACCTGGGCCTGGGGCCTCAGCCGCGTCTACGACTATCTCGCCACCGACCACGACGTCGACGCCGGGTGCGTGATCGTGTTCGGCCACTCGCGGTACGGCAAGGCGGCGCTATGGGCGGGCGCGCGCGACACCCGCTTCGCCGCCGTCATCTCGAACGATTCCGGCGAGGGAGGCGCCGCGCTCTACCGGCGACGGTTCGGCGAGACGATCCGGGTGATGAACGACTATTGGTTCGCGCCGACCTACAAGACCTATGCGGATCGCGAGGCCGGGCTGCCGGTCGACGCGCACGAGCTGATCGCGCTGGTGGCGCCGCGGCCCGTCTATGTCGCCAGCGCCAGCCTCGATCTCTGGTCCGATCCCAGGGGCGAGTTCCTCGCGGCCAAGGCGGCCGAGCCGGTTTACCGGCTGCTCGGCGCCGAAGGGCTCGCGACCGATGCAATGCCACCGCCGGACCAGCCGGTGCTGTCGCGCATTGCCTATCATCTGCGCGCGGGGCCGCACGACATCACGCGCTGGGACTGGGCCAACTACATCCGCTTCGCCGACCGCTACCTGCCGGCGAAGCGACGCTGA
- a CDS encoding mannitol dehydrogenase family protein, whose product MTDRLSLSNLSSLPAAVTPPPYDREAVRAGVVHLGIGAFHRAHQAAVFDAALADGDLRWGILGVSLRSPGVRDQMVPQDGLYSLVVRQGDEQRVRIIGATQDVLVAPESPVAVVEALASPDVHIVTLTVTEKGYRLDPATGALLEQEEDVASDLASLAAPRTAPGFLVAGLARRREAGLPPFTAISCDNLPHNGRRLRQAVLTMAERHDPALAEWIDRHGAFPQTMVDRIVPATTPDDIAALAIQLGVEDQAMVKAEPFSQWVIEDSFASERPDFARFGVQLTGDVAPWEEAKLRLLNGAHSGIAYLGGLAGIEFVHQFVARPEGRRFVERLWDEAQTTLDPPAGLDIAAYRGELMTRFSNSALQHRTRQIAMDGSQKLPQRLLATIAARRAAGLEVETLALAVAAWMRWQGGVDDAGATFTVDDPLAARTAAALAGCGSAAERVAALLAIDAIFPPALAADELVRSTLTRHLERLESTGALAVLA is encoded by the coding sequence ATGACCGACCGGCTTTCCCTGTCCAATCTGTCCAGCCTGCCTGCGGCGGTGACGCCTCCTCCCTACGATCGCGAAGCGGTTCGCGCCGGCGTGGTGCATCTCGGCATCGGCGCGTTTCACCGCGCGCATCAGGCGGCGGTGTTCGACGCGGCGCTGGCGGACGGCGATCTGCGCTGGGGCATCCTCGGCGTGTCGCTGCGCTCGCCGGGCGTGCGCGACCAGATGGTGCCGCAGGACGGGCTCTACAGCCTGGTGGTCCGCCAGGGCGACGAACAGCGCGTGCGGATCATCGGCGCGACGCAGGACGTGCTGGTCGCGCCCGAGAGCCCGGTCGCAGTGGTCGAAGCGCTGGCCAGCCCGGACGTCCACATCGTCACGCTGACCGTGACCGAGAAGGGCTATCGCCTCGACCCGGCGACCGGCGCACTGCTCGAGCAGGAGGAGGACGTCGCGAGCGATCTCGCCAGCCTGGCGGCGCCGCGTACCGCACCCGGCTTCCTCGTCGCCGGCCTCGCCCGCCGCCGCGAGGCAGGCCTGCCGCCGTTCACCGCGATCAGCTGCGACAACCTGCCGCACAACGGCCGGCGGCTGCGCCAGGCGGTGCTGACGATGGCCGAGCGGCACGACCCGGCCCTGGCGGAATGGATCGACCGGCACGGAGCCTTCCCGCAGACGATGGTCGACCGCATCGTGCCGGCGACCACGCCCGACGATATCGCCGCGCTCGCCATCCAGCTCGGCGTCGAGGACCAGGCGATGGTCAAGGCCGAGCCCTTCAGCCAGTGGGTGATCGAGGACAGCTTTGCCTCCGAACGCCCCGATTTCGCGCGCTTCGGCGTCCAGCTCACCGGCGACGTCGCGCCGTGGGAGGAGGCGAAGCTCCGGCTGCTCAACGGCGCGCATTCCGGGATCGCCTATCTGGGCGGGCTCGCCGGCATCGAGTTCGTCCACCAGTTCGTCGCGCGGCCGGAAGGCCGGCGCTTCGTCGAACGGCTGTGGGACGAGGCGCAGACGACGCTCGATCCGCCCGCCGGGCTGGATATCGCCGCCTATCGCGGTGAGCTGATGACGCGCTTCTCCAACAGCGCGCTGCAGCACCGCACGCGCCAGATCGCGATGGACGGCTCGCAGAAGCTGCCGCAGCGCCTGCTCGCGACGATCGCGGCACGGCGCGCGGCGGGATTGGAGGTGGAGACGCTGGCGCTGGCGGTGGCGGCCTGGATGCGCTGGCAGGGCGGCGTCGACGATGCCGGGGCGACCTTCACGGTCGACGACCCCCTTGCGGCCAGGACCGCGGCGGCGCTTGCGGGCTGCGGCTCGGCGGCGGAGCGCGTTGCGGCGCTGCTGGCGATCGATGCGATCTTCCCGCCCGCGCTCGCCGCGGATGAGCTGGTCCGGTCGACGCTGACCCGCCATCTCGAGCGTCTCGAATCCACCGGAGCGCTGGCGGTGCTCGCCTGA
- a CDS encoding TonB-dependent receptor has product MVSRISLLASAALAALAATSANAQVAASGAGGGADPQTEADIVVTGLRATLANAANIKRDSNQIQDSIVAEDIGKLPDTNIAETLQRIPGVQIARNSRGEGNGYVVHGLKQVMTTINGRQLFTNTGRTATLLDFSSDILSGLDVYKTATADQIEGGLGGLINIRTARPFDFKGFHFALTGSAAYSDFQDKASPRVSGVVSDRFDSGIGEIGVLVGGQYERFYSAGYQVSTNVYGNTNNLYDRDGDGVFPNDSGDAVTVPTQFRPRYETGNRVRSTMYAALQWQPSPELEIHADAMRSHSGGHSFTQQLSIQIDGATRGVPGSFVYKDAPNGNVPDSFGLTNALVRSVTGASDNPYDTTSLGLGFNWKSGRFSLAGEAAYIDSSGPFYSRSIAIQTRAPGATVDLSGATPDASVSGVDVANPASYAATATYSDLGQQSLGREPSFRLDAKYEFANSPLTALLVGGRWARHRAVNDVYSVSSTVTLTQPLANVGELTPGNLFTDQNASINQWLAIASPFIKDATRTRVLAGISIDDPVYPLGNHFNYLETVWAGYAQAQFGFDLGVPIDGNVGIRYVSTKNHQRVFDAAGQPVEGSATYDNWLPSVNVRAKFTDNLFLRLAYSKAITRPDFGNLSPALVLNAVNFTGSGGNPNLQPTKADQYDASLEYYFGKSNYAAVALFQKDVTGFIQKFSVTETIDGQDYQISRPRNTGSGTIKGFELTYQQFLDFLPGLLSGLGFQGNYTYVDSKLPVVGQTVTVPADLLSKHSFNLTGIYEKGPLSLHVSYNRRSKSVQTNFADTAGRTLWNAPQESLDFSATYAFDEHFSIKFDAVNLSSAYQVQYYGTPDLPTLSNQLDRTYQLGFHVNF; this is encoded by the coding sequence ATGGTTTCCAGGATTTCCTTGCTGGCGTCGGCGGCGCTGGCCGCGCTCGCGGCGACATCGGCGAACGCACAGGTTGCCGCGAGCGGCGCGGGCGGCGGCGCTGATCCGCAGACCGAAGCGGACATCGTCGTCACCGGCCTGCGCGCGACGCTCGCCAATGCGGCGAACATCAAGCGCGATTCGAACCAGATCCAGGATTCGATCGTCGCCGAGGACATCGGCAAGCTGCCCGACACCAACATCGCCGAGACGCTGCAACGCATCCCCGGCGTCCAGATCGCGCGCAACTCGCGCGGCGAGGGCAACGGCTATGTGGTGCACGGCCTCAAGCAGGTGATGACCACGATCAACGGCCGCCAGCTGTTCACCAACACCGGCCGCACCGCGACCTTGCTCGACTTCTCGTCGGACATCCTGTCGGGCCTCGATGTCTACAAGACCGCCACCGCCGACCAGATCGAGGGCGGGCTCGGCGGCCTCATCAACATCCGCACCGCCCGTCCGTTCGACTTCAAAGGCTTCCATTTCGCGCTCACCGGATCGGCGGCCTATAGCGACTTCCAGGACAAGGCGTCGCCGCGCGTCTCCGGCGTGGTCAGCGACCGCTTCGATAGCGGCATCGGCGAGATCGGCGTGCTGGTCGGCGGCCAGTACGAGCGTTTCTACTCGGCGGGTTACCAGGTCTCGACCAACGTCTACGGCAACACCAACAACCTCTACGATCGCGACGGCGACGGCGTTTTCCCGAACGACAGCGGCGATGCGGTGACGGTGCCGACCCAGTTCCGCCCGCGCTACGAGACCGGCAATCGCGTCCGCTCGACGATGTACGCGGCGCTGCAGTGGCAGCCCTCGCCCGAGCTCGAGATCCACGCGGACGCGATGCGCAGCCATTCGGGCGGGCACAGCTTCACTCAGCAGCTCTCCATCCAGATAGACGGCGCGACGCGCGGCGTGCCCGGGAGCTTCGTCTACAAGGACGCGCCGAACGGCAACGTCCCCGACAGCTTCGGGCTGACCAACGCACTGGTGCGCTCGGTCACCGGCGCGTCGGACAATCCCTACGACACCACCAGCCTGGGGCTCGGCTTCAACTGGAAGAGCGGGCGCTTCTCGCTGGCCGGCGAGGCGGCATATATTGATAGCTCGGGGCCATTCTATTCCCGCAGCATCGCGATCCAGACGCGCGCGCCGGGGGCGACGGTCGATCTCTCGGGAGCGACCCCGGACGCGTCGGTGAGCGGCGTCGACGTCGCCAATCCCGCGAGCTATGCGGCGACGGCCACCTATTCGGACCTCGGCCAGCAGAGCCTCGGCCGCGAGCCGTCGTTCCGCCTCGACGCCAAGTACGAGTTCGCCAACAGCCCGCTGACCGCGCTGCTGGTCGGCGGCCGCTGGGCGCGGCACCGGGCGGTCAACGACGTCTACAGCGTCAGCTCGACGGTGACACTGACTCAGCCGCTCGCCAACGTCGGCGAGTTGACGCCGGGCAATCTGTTCACCGACCAGAACGCCTCGATCAACCAGTGGCTGGCGATCGCCTCCCCCTTCATCAAGGATGCGACGCGCACGCGCGTGCTGGCGGGCATCTCGATCGACGATCCGGTCTATCCACTCGGCAACCACTTCAACTATCTGGAGACGGTCTGGGCCGGCTATGCCCAGGCGCAGTTCGGCTTCGACCTGGGCGTGCCGATCGACGGCAATGTCGGCATCCGCTACGTCAGCACCAAGAACCACCAGCGCGTGTTCGACGCGGCGGGGCAGCCGGTCGAGGGCAGTGCCACCTACGACAATTGGCTGCCGAGCGTGAACGTGCGCGCCAAGTTCACCGACAACCTGTTCCTGCGCCTCGCCTATTCCAAGGCGATCACCCGGCCCGATTTCGGCAACCTGTCGCCGGCGCTGGTGCTCAACGCGGTCAACTTCACCGGCAGCGGCGGCAATCCCAATCTGCAGCCGACCAAGGCCGACCAGTATGACGCCAGCCTCGAATATTATTTCGGCAAGTCCAACTATGCCGCGGTCGCGCTGTTCCAGAAGGACGTCACCGGCTTCATCCAAAAATTCTCGGTGACCGAGACGATCGACGGCCAGGATTATCAGATCAGCCGCCCACGCAACACCGGATCGGGCACGATCAAGGGATTCGAGCTCACCTACCAGCAGTTCCTCGACTTCCTGCCCGGTCTGCTGAGCGGCCTCGGCTTCCAAGGCAACTACACCTATGTCGACAGCAAGCTGCCCGTCGTCGGCCAGACCGTGACGGTGCCGGCGGACCTTTTGTCCAAGCATAGCTTCAACCTGACCGGCATCTACGAGAAAGGACCGCTGTCGCTCCACGTCTCGTACAACCGGCGATCGAAGAGCGTGCAGACCAACTTCGCCGACACGGCCGGACGGACGCTGTGGAACGCGCCGCAGGAATCGCTCGATTTCTCCGCGACCTACGCGTTCGACGAGCATTTTTCGATCAAGTTCGATGCGGTGAACCTGTCGTCGGCCTATCAGGTGCAATATTATGGCACGCCCGACCTTCCGACGCTGTCGAACCAGCTCGACCGCACCTATCAGCTCGGGTTCCACGTCAATTTCTGA